One part of the Athene noctua chromosome Z, bAthNoc1.hap1.1, whole genome shotgun sequence genome encodes these proteins:
- the RIOK2 gene encoding serine/threonine-protein kinase RIO2 isoform X2 has translation MGKLNVVMLRYLSREHFRVLTAVEMGMKNHEIVPASLIASIASLKHGGCNKILRELVKHKLLAYERTRTVQGYRLTNAGYDYLALKTLSSRQIINSVGNQIGVGKESDIYIVANEEEQQFALKLHRLGRTSFRSLKNKRDYHKHRHKMSWLYLSHLAAMKEFAYMKALHDQNFPVPKPVDYNRHAVVMELIDGYPLCQVRQMEDPASLYSELMDLIVKLANHGLIHGDFNEFNLILNNDDHVTMIDFPQMISTSHANAEWYFDRDVNCIKEFFKKRFNYESELFPAFKDIRRECSLDREVAASGCTKEMQEDGELVYPPDSDEDDNKTESSEVVEDAENKLKFFNKDKENNADFMYEVGDFSQSRTCNNLMCSNEEADTTESSGDSLNMLNLSSALEEVEGKAMLWKPGEDAESSAIVFFKGKSITKNATEVKNQRGQGGCCNDKENEDKCPNLFDMSTLNKKFRHYRNEESIVHIAEHKTSMTSVQSVGSCSTIPAELVKQKIKRQLTKHQKSTLRQQLQKGEANIYTKQRRENMHNIKSSLDAASFWG, from the exons ATGGGGAAGCTGAACGTGGTGATGCTTCGGTACCTCTCCAGGGAGCATTTCAGGGTCCTGACAGCG GTGGAAATGGGCATGAAGAACCATGAAATAGTTCCTGCTAGCTTAATTGCTTCCATTGCCAGCCTTAAACATGGTGGCTGTAATAAAATCTTGAGAGAGTTGGTAAAACACAAACTTCTAGCTTATGAACGAACCAGAA CTGTCCAGGGTTATCGATTAACTAATGCAGGATATGATTACCTTGCTTTGAAAACTCTATCTTCCCGACAAATCATAAATTCTGTTGGAAACCAGATCGGTGTTGGCAAAGAATCAG ATATTTATATTGTTGCAAATGAAGAGGAGCAACAGTTTGCATTGAAATTACATAGGCTTGGAAGAACTTCCTTTCGCAGTCTGAAAAATAAACGTGACTACCACAAGCATAGGCATAAAATGTCGTGGCTGTATTTATCCCATCTAGCAGCAATGAAGGAGTTTGCCTATATGAAG GCTTTGCATGACCAAAACTTTCCTGTTCCAAAACCTGTAGACTACAACAGGCATGCAGTTGTTATGGAACTTATTGATGGCTATCCTTT GTGCCAGGTACGCCAGATGGAAGATCCTGCCTCTCTCTACAGTGAATTAATGGATCTGATTGTAAAACTTGCAAATCATGGTTTGATTCACGGTGATTTCAATGAATTTAATCTCATACTGAATAATGATGACCATGTCACTATGATTGATTTTCCTCAGATGATATCAACATCACATGCCAATGCTGAATG gtattttgaCAGAGATGTTAACTGTATTAAAGAGTTTTTTAAGAAACGCTTCAACTATGAGAGTGAGCTCTTCCCAGCATTCAAAGACATCAG AAGAGAGTGCTCTCTTGATAGAGAGGTTGCTGCCAGCGGCTGTACAAAGGAAATGCAGGAAGATGGTGAACTGGTTTACCCGCCAGATTCTGATGAGGATGATAATAAAACAGAGTCATCAGAAGTTGTAGAAGATGCTGAGAATAAGCTCAAGTTCTTCAacaaagataaagaaaacaaCGCAGACTTCATGTATGAAGTGGGTGATTTCTCTCAAAGCAGAACCTGTAACAACCTTATGTGCAGCAATGAAGAGGCTGATACAACTGAAAGTAGTGGAGACTCATTGAATATGTTAAACTTGAGTTCAGCCTTAGAAGAAGTTGAAGGGAAAGCTATGCTTTGGAAACCCGGTGAAGATGCAGAGAGTTCTGCGAttgttttttttaagggcaaaagCATAACCAAAAATGCCACTGAAGTTAAAAATCAGAGAGGTCAAGGAGGGTGCTGTAATGATAAGGAGAATGAAGACAAATGCCCTAATCTGTTTGACATGTCAACTTTAAATAAGAAATTCAGGCATTACAG aAATGAAGAGAGTATCGTTCATATTGCAGAGCACAAAACCAGTATGACATCAGTCCAAAGTGTTGGGAGCTGTTCAACCATTCCAGCG